The genomic region AGCACCTGAAGATGACTTTACGTACTACACAGTGCATGGTTGGTATCCCTTGCGCGCGTTTACGAGCATATACGGGGTTTAGTGATTTGTTTAATTAAATTACAAATTTCAAATCACAAATTACAAACAATATCTAATATCTAAATCCTCATGTTCAAAACAAACTTTTTCGACCGCCTTTTTTTTGCGCAAGCACGGGCCCAGGGCTCTGATCGAGAACATGAGGACGCCCCATGCATCGTCTTCGTTGCCGCGGAGACTAAGGCGAAGATTCTGACAAGCCCATAGAACTTGGGGGGAGAGCGAGATGGTAAGCTAACGCAAAATGGCAGCAGAGCACCCGTCATCGTCTGTCCGGAAACAGTTTTTAATGAGCAGGCGCCAAGGTATTGCTAAGAACTAAGTGAGCGTAGAACGAGAGATGCCGGACGTATCAGTGGTCATGCCCTCGATGAACGAGGAAGGCACGATAGGTGTGTGTATCGAGAAAGTACTGAGGGTATTTGCGGAGCAGCAGCTCGATGGCGAGATCATTGTGGCGGATAATTCGACGGATAGTACGCCGGAGATCGCGCGATCTTTGGGCGCGATCGTGATCACGCCGGAGCAGCGCGGGTATGGTAACGCGTATCTCGCGGGGCTCGCGCACGCTACCGGGAAGTATATTGTCATCGGTGATGCAGACGGCACCTACGATTTCGCGGAACTCCCGAAATTTTTGCAGCCGCTGTTGGAAGATAAAGCGGATTTGGTGATGGGCAATCGCTTCGGTGGCACGATTTACAAGGGCGCGATGCCGCGGCTGCACCAATACATCGGTAATCCGTTCTTAACGAAGCTTCTGAGCTGGCTCTTCAAGATCAAGATCTCGGACGCGCACTGCGGGATGCGGTCGTTCACGAGAGAAGCGTACGAGCAGATGAAATTACGAACAGGCGGTATGGAGTTCGCATCCGAGATGGTGGTGGAGGCGGCGAAGCAGAAGCTGCTGATTGCGGAAGTGCCGATAAACTATTATGCACGCAACGCGCCCTCGAAGCTGCACTCGTTCCGGGACGGCTGGCGGCATATCCGGTTCATGATGCTCTACCGACCTGAGCCATTCCTCTTCTTTCCGGGCGCGCTGGTGTTCCTGCTGGGCGTGCTGCTGAGCCTGACGATTCTGCTGCGCGGTAACGTGGA from Methanomicrobia archaeon harbors:
- a CDS encoding glycosyltransferase family 2 protein, with translation MPDVSVVMPSMNEEGTIGVCIEKVLRVFAEQQLDGEIIVADNSTDSTPEIARSLGAIVITPEQRGYGNAYLAGLAHATGKYIVIGDADGTYDFAELPKFLQPLLEDKADLVMGNRFGGTIYKGAMPRLHQYIGNPFLTKLLSWLFKIKISDAHCGMRSFTREAYEQMKLRTGGMEFASEMVVEAAKQKLLIAEVPINYYARNAPSKLHSFRDGWRHIRFMMLYRPEPFLFFPGALVFLLGVLLSLTILLRGNVETSHMHSLIFSSILVIIGFQTVATGIIMKAYAAVQGIAEKEGWIKKLLDYHSLEKELALGIGLLLLGLTFGLKVIGTWVNTGFGSLSEITTAVLAMVLAAVGIQTIFTAIFLSVLMLREERA